Proteins encoded by one window of Mercenaria mercenaria strain notata chromosome 4, MADL_Memer_1, whole genome shotgun sequence:
- the LOC123550998 gene encoding baculoviral IAP repeat-containing protein 3-like, which yields MSENCSDIVVSQQHAARPPPIALGINVEKPKFPQYAVYAKRMESFDAWPEYLPVKKDDLVEAGLVYTGVGDSVRCYFCGGGLRNWEQDDVPMEEHAKWYPKCPHILLVKGQAYVEKLGRGEKPEEDNSSVQTDSAMKGPNHLESVAAQSCIEMDFPKEMVQRAIDIFIDRYGNSDFKARDLCEILMDLEEEQTEPSPCVSENVVECRRHIPTDDEELESEDMQTPEDIENLKEENQRLKENQMCKICLDKRADVIFLPCGHMVSCPQCAPALSKCPICRKIVNGHIKAFFAVTSGVSS from the exons ATGTCGGAAAATTGCAGTGATATTGTCGTATCTCAACAACATGCCGCACGACCACCACCGATTGCGCTCGGAATCAACGTCGAAAAACCAAAATTTCCTCAGTATGCCGTCTACGCAAAACGTATGGAATCTTTCGATGCCTGGCCAGAATATTTACCCGTCAAGAAGGATGACCTTGTCGAAGCAGGACTTGTATATACAG GAGTTGGTGACAGTGTACGATGTTACTTCTGTGGTGGTGGACTGAGGAACTGGGAACAGGATGATGTACCAATGGAAGAACATGCTAAGTGGTATCCTAAATGTCCACACATCCTGTTAGTCAAGGGTCAGGCATACGTTGAGAAACTTGGTCGTGGGGAGAAACCAGAGGAAGATAATTCATCAGTTCAG ACTGATTCGGCCATGAAAGGACCTAACCATCTTGAAAGTGTTGCTGCACAAAGTTGTATTGAAATGGATTTTCCAAAAGAAATGGTCCAGAGGGCAATAGACATATTCATTGACAGATACG gTAACAGTGATTTCAAGGCTAGAGACTTGTGTGAGATATTGATGGACCTTGAGGAAGAGCAGACAGAACCTTCACCATGTGTGTCAGAGAACGTTGTAGAGTGCAGAAGACACATCCCAACTGACGACGAGGAGTTGGAGTCCGAGGATATGCAAACCCCAG AAGATATAGaaaatttgaaagaagaaaaTCAGAGATTAAAGGAAAACCAGATGTGCAAGATTTGTTTGGACAAACGTGCAGATGTCATTTTCCTGCCCTGCGGGCATATGGTCAGCTGTCCACAGTGTGCACCAGCACTTTCAAAGTGCCCCATCTGTAGAAAAATTGTGAATGGACATATTAAAGCTTTCTTTGCTGTTACAAGTGGCGTATCATCATAG